The proteins below are encoded in one region of Mangifera indica cultivar Alphonso chromosome 7, CATAS_Mindica_2.1, whole genome shotgun sequence:
- the LOC123221381 gene encoding MACPF domain-containing protein At4g24290-like, which translates to MSELLNQKSSVQGKVPSGYLNAIFDLTGDWFHDAADTKYLAFDGYFISLYYLHLTTSPLVLQDHVKKSVPAHWDPASLARFIQTYGTHIIVGMAVGGLDLICVRQKPSSPILPADLRRYLEDLGSYLFSDGKSPSLLERKTRDGEPKVPEVFNRILKSNTMQLSSITETSSKDGLTIICSKRGGDVFLHSHSSWLQTVPSKPEGILFKFVPITSLLTGIPGSGYLSHAINLYLRYKPAPEDLQYFLEFQVPRQWAPMFCELPLRHQRKKDSCPSLQFCFMGPKIHVCSTQVSSDQKPVVGLRLYLEGKNCDRLALHAQHLSSLPKVITSSTNNPMPCQWRGSDNYRISEQFLEPVKWKRYSNVCTSVVKHDPSWLNGESSGVFIVTGAQLLSKGKWPKTVLHLRLLFTHLPNCMIRKTEWAAAPRNSQKSSFLTNLSTTFTFTQRSITGPQKQAPAALNSGVFPDGPPTQVCSGKVLKYVETTEVVRSPHDSPGHWLVTAAKLVTEGGKIGLHVKFALLDYS; encoded by the exons ATGTCTGAATTATTAAATCAGAAATCTTCAGTTCAAGGAAAAGTTCCGTCAGGCTATCTTAATGCTATTTTTGATCTAACTGGTGACTGGTTCCATGATGCTGCAGACACCAAATATCTTGCTTTTGATGGTTACTTCATCTCATTGTACTATTTACACCTAACAACATCTCCACTAGTACTACAAGACCATGTAAAGAAGTCAGTTCCAGCTCACTGGGATCCAGCCTCGTTGGCTAG GTTTATTCAGACATATGGGACCCACATAATAGTAGGGATGGCTGTTGGAGGCCTGGATTTAATTTGTGTTAGACAGAAACCTTCTTCACCTATTCTGCCTGCAGATCTCAGAAGATACTTAGAGGATCTTGGCAGTTACCTATTTTCAGATGGGAAAAGCCCCTCTCTACTAGAGAGGAAAACAAGAGATGGCGAGCCAAAG GTTCCTGAGGTCTTCAATCGTATTCTGAAGTCAAACACCATGCAGTTGTCCAGTATTACAGAGACATCAAGCAAAGAT GGACTCACTATCATTTGTTCTAAAAGAGGAGGGGATGTGTTTTTGCACAGCCACTCTAGTTGGCTCCAAACTGTTCCTTCTAAACCAGAAGGGATTCTCTTCAAGTTTGTACCTATTACTTCTCTTCTTACTGGGATTCCTGGCAGTGGCTATCTTAGTCATGCGATTAACTTGTATTTGCGTT ACAAGCCTGCTCCTGAAGATTTACAGTACTTCTTGGAGTTTCAAGTTCCAAGGCAATGGGCACCAATGTTCTGTGAGCTGCCTCTTCGCCatcaaaggaaaaaagattCTTGTCCTTCTTTGCAATTTTGTTTCATGGGTCCTAAGATCCATGTCTGCTCTACACAG GTGTCAAGTGATCAAAAACCAGTTGTAGGCCTAAGATTGTACTTGGAAGGAAAGAACTGTGACCGGCTGGCATTGCATGCACAGCATCTCTCAAGTCTTCCGAAAGTTATTACATCATCAACTAACAACCCCATGCCATGTCAATGGCGTGGTTCTGATAACTACAGGATTAGTGAGCAATTTTTAGAACCAGTCAAATGGAAGAGATACTCAAATGTATGCACATCAGTTGTTAAACATGATCCCAGTTGGTTAAATGGGGAGTCTTCCGGTGTTTTCATTGTAACTGGTGCACAGCTCTTGAGCAAGGGAAAGTGGCCGAAGACAGTGCTGCATCTTCGTCTTCTCTTCACTCACTTACCCAATTGCATGATCCGAAAGACAGAGTGGGCTGCTGCCCCAAGAAATTCTCAGAAATCTAGTTTCCTTACGAATCTGAGTACAACATTCACGTTTACCCAACGGAGCATTACCGGTCCTCAAAAGCAAGCTCCGGCTGCACTGAATTCTGGAGTCTTTCCGGATGGTCCACCAACTCAAGTTTGCTCTGGAAAGGTACTGAAATATGTGGAGACAACTGAAGTAGTGCGTAGTCCCCATGATTCTCCCGGACATTGGTTGGTAACGGCTGCCAAGTTGGTGACTGAGGGTGGTAAAATTGGTTTGCATGTGAAATTTGCATTGTTGGACTATTCTTGA